In one window of Fulvia fulva chromosome 5, complete sequence DNA:
- a CDS encoding Cell wall integrity and stress response component 4, giving the protein MKHHNMLPYRAWMAVALLATGANAAQKYCSSQNTGSGNSQGTDIYMSNGLCSDNCRSQYAFAIVSYQSCFCSNYIPADQESTGSCNQDCPGYPAEKCGDANSGLYGYIALDIAPSGTAGASGASNTQQSTTMQSSAAPSSTEEPATTFVTSTSGTTSTRAPVTSTRETSTTVPPNTEESATPVTSVVMTTISGAVVTQTVTSTPVVASGSHDQVPLQRQDGLGAGAIAGIVIGVLVGVALVAIIAFLLWRRKHNADDERQGGSATGSKKRMTRNVSVLSKAGLLTRNNTRHSMGEHDDVHPTSQNSVRHSMLFAGNDGVSPVSPLDSSHSGDSTRHSKPMVYDQRLNPSVLFANQEANGSRVSMQDTQDYSRPLGVMNPDPRASFESRMSRV; this is encoded by the exons ATGAAACATCACAACATGCTTCCTTACAGGGCGTGGATGGCAGTGGCACTGCTGGCGACGGGTGCCAACGCAGCTCAGAAGTACTGCTCGTCGCAAAATACTGGCTCGGGCAACAGCCAAG GTACCGATATATACATGTCAAATGGCCTCTGCTCGGACAACTGCAGATCGCAGTACGCTTTTGCCATCGTCTCGTATCAAAGCTGCTTCTGCTCGAACTACATACCCGCCGATCAAGAGTCGACTGGAAGCTGTAATCAAGACTGCCCTGGATACCCGGCCGAAAAATGCGGTGACGCCAACTCAGGACTCTACGGCTACATTGCGCTGGACATCGCGCCTTCTGGCACCGCTGGAGCATCAGGCGCGAGTAATACACAGCAA TCTACGACCATGCAGTCTTCGGCCGCACCATCTTCGACTGAAGAACCAGCGACGACTTTTGTT ACATCTACATCGGGCACAACATCGACCCGAGCGCCTGTGACATCAACGCGTGAAACATCGACGACAGTGCCACCAAACACCGAGGAGTCGGCAACGCCGGTGACCAGTGTCGTAATGACAACAATCTCTGGCGCTGTTGTGACACAGACTGTCACCTCGACACCTGTTGTGGCCAGTGGGTCGCACGACCAAGTGCCCCTGCAGCGTCAAGATGGACTGGGAGCTGGCGCCATAGCAGGCATTGTGATAGGAGTTTTGGTGGGAGTGGCATTGGTGGCCATTATTGCATTCCTCTTGTGGCGCCGAAAACACAACGCCGATGACGAGCGGCAAGGCGGTAGCGCTACTGGATCGAAGAAGAGAATGACACGCAACGTCAGTGTTCTTAGCAAGGCCGGACTTCTGACCAGAAACAACACTCGTCATAGCATGGGCGAGCACGACGATGTGCATCCTACAAGCCAGAACAGTGTCCGACATTCAATGCTGTTCGCCGGCAATGACGGCGTCAGCCCGGTCAGCCCTCTGGATAGCAGCCACTCCGGCGACAGCACAAGGCATAGCAAGCCCATGGTGTACGACCAACGACTCAATCCAAGTGTCCTCTTCGCCAACCAAGAGGCAAACGGCAGTCGTGTCTCCATGCAGGACACCCAAGACTATTCCCGGCCTCTGGGAGTTATGAACCCGGACCCACGAGCGAGCTTCGAATCGCGCATGAGTCGGGTGTAG
- a CDS encoding Emopamil-binding protein-like, whose protein sequence is MSAEPPTFISTTTVYSLLSTVAILLTAYLASLTLLPRSTSTKIRLLFIWHAFDALIHFLLEGSYLYNCFFSYTTTLTDLANLDSIPASPYLPPSIYFLGHHDRIYGSEYGNNPFAKLWMEYAKADARWSGSDLTIISLELLTVFIAGPMAVYICDCLRKGKPEVWFWMIVLATGELYGGFMTFAPEWLSGSPNLDTSNWMYLWLYLVFFNAALWVAIPVWILYEAFGKISGALRLQERQRQIEVGKKAR, encoded by the coding sequence ATGTCCGCAGAACCGCCCACCTTCATCAGCACCACCACAGTCTACTCCCTCCTCTCCACGGTCGCAATCCTGCTTACCGCCTACCTCGCATCCCTCACGCTCCTCCCGCGCTCCACCTCCACCAAGATCCGTCTCCTCTTCATCTGGCATGCCTTCGACGCCCTGATCCACTTCCTGCTCGAAGGCTCCTATCTCTACAACTGCTTCTTCAGCTACACCACAACCCTCACCGACCTCGCCAACCTCGACTCCATCCCAGCATCTCCCTACCTTCCCCCGAGCATCTACTTCCTCGGCCACCACGATCGAATTTACGGCTCCGAATATGGTAATAACCCTTTCGCAAAGTTGTGGATGGAGTATGCAAAAGCAGACGCACGGTGGAGTGGGAGTGATTTGACCATTATATCGTTGGAACTGTTGACCGTGTTTATTGCCGGGCCAATGGCAGTCTATATCTGCGACTGTCTGAGGAAGGGAAAGCCTGAGGTGTGGTTCTGGATGATTGTGCTAGCTACTGGAGAGCTGTACGGTGGCTTCATGACTTTCGCTCCCGAATGGTTGTCTGGTTCGCCGAACCTCGATACCTCCAATTGGATGTATCTGTGGCTGTATTTGGTCTTCTTCAATGCTGCGCTGTGGGTCGCGATCCCGGTGTGGATATTGTACGAGGCATTCGGGAAGATCTCTGGAGCACTGAGGTTGCAGGAACGACAGCGACAGATTGAGGTTGGGAAGAAGGCGAGGTAG